One window of Quercus robur chromosome 5, dhQueRobu3.1, whole genome shotgun sequence genomic DNA carries:
- the LOC126726698 gene encoding uncharacterized protein LOC126726698: MWNNKKIFPARGFSTPPLSRKPRPAMPMSERKRSSPANESDPFHVIHKVPAGDSPYVRAKHVQLIDKDPSKAISLFWSAINAGDRVDSALKDMAIVMKQLDRSDEAIEAIKSFRHLCSYDSQESLDNVLVELYKRSGRVEEEIEMLQLKLKHIEEGTAFSGRRAKTARSQGKKVQITVEQEISRILGNLAWAYLQQKNYSSAEEHYRKALSLEPDRNKQCNLAICLLHMNRIAEAKSLLQAVRASSGNRPMDESYAKSYERALQMLTELAPQVQVSFTLPVNRNSKEVNSFAGGGQYSGSAFMGCRMKENWVGSAGIEATPACKSTYSSPTPTRKNLNVPFTQPRRCSWGFSNGQQRREIWGENSVRSASRKLSFEPYTTTENVQAQAIQDVNGALLASPSPVNGDWRRSCRDLAKLKDESVINFTSQPCIMSVGQRRFDSYAQIKDETATEYDSQRVVNPSWRRDFCEGRETKKFAMGDSNLSLQVAVEPPMVVDHVRTLEPSIYGEKDQSSGTSVSGCEKTMTTCGEECFRKSSPGISDDLHQPTTENPKSDHDNCKKSWADMVEEEEQELLSGINLMEYNDGWNSEDEFNDENLDSNLIGQSPYPQSQIKSLSCKFESFDLKDESSGVSVSSRNLAARRSLCFDQQQKPESKDYFCSSPLPKKALNFEGCMSVQANGRDSISRGNKKMIRRNRLQVFQDITPLPESP; the protein is encoded by the exons ATGTGGAACAACAAGAAGATTTTTCCGGCGAGGGGATTTTCTACGCCACCGCTATCACGGAAGCCGAGGCCAGCAATGCCTATGTCAGAGAGGAAGAGGTCGTCCCCTGCGAATGAAAGTGATCCTTTCCATGTTATACATAAAGTGCCTGCTGGTGATTCTCCCTATGTCAGGGCTAAACATGTTCAG TTGATAGACAAGGATCCAAGTAAGGCAATTTCCCTGTTCTGGTCTGCCATAAATGCTGGGGACCGGGTTGATAGTGCCTTGAAAGACATGGCAATTGTGATGAAACAACTGGATCGATCTGATGAGGCAATTGAGGCTATCAAATCTTTTCGTCATCTCTGCTCTTATGATTCTCAGGAATCTCTTGACAATGTGTTAGTTGAACTCTACAAG AGATCTGGAAGGGTTGAAGAAGAGATTGAAATGCTTCAGCTCAAACTGAAGCATATTGAAGAAGGTACAGCTTTTAGTGGAAGGAGGGCAAAGACAGCTAGGTCTCAAGGGAAGAAGGTTCAAATCACTGTCGAACAGGAAATTTCAAG AATACTTGGGAACTTGGCCTGGGCTTACTTgcagcaaaaaaattatagttctGCCGAAGAACATTACAG aaaagcTCTCTCTCTGGAGCCAGATAGGAACAAGCAGTGCAATTTGGCTATCTGCTTGTTGCACATGAACAGGATTGCAGAAGCAAAATCTCTGCTTCAGGCTGTAAGAGCTTCATCTGGAAATAGACCAATGGACGAGTCTTATGCCAAGTCTTATGAACGTGCTCTTCAGATGTTGACTGAACTCGCGCCACAAGTGCAAGTATCTTTCACATTGCCCGTCAACAGAAACTCAAAAGAAGTTAATAGCTTTGCTGGTGGAGGCCAGTATTCTGGTTCTGCATTCATGGGCTGTAGAATGAAGGAAAATTGGGTTGGTTCAGCCGGAATAGAAGCAACCCCTGCTTGCAAAAGTACATACTCTTCCCCTACTCCTACTAGAAAGAATCTGAATGTTCCATTTACACAGCCGAGAAGATGTTCATGGGGATTTAGTAATGGACAGCAGAGAAGGGAAATCTGGGGAGAAAATTCAGTTCGCAGTGCAAGTCGCAAACTGTCATTTGAGCCATATACAACCACTGAAAATGTACAAGCACAGGCAATTCAAGACGTTAATGGAGCCTTACTAGCTTCACCTTCCCCTGTTAATGGAGACTGGAGGAGGTCATGCAGAGATCTGGCCAAATTGAAAGATGAATCAGTGATAAATTTTACATCACAACCCTGCATAATGAGTGTAGGCCAGAGGAGGTTCGATAGTTATGCCCAAATTAAAGATGAAACAGCTACAGAGTATGATTCACAGCGTGTTGTTAATCCAAGCTGGAGAAGGGATTTTTGTGAGGGTCGTGAGACAAAGAAATTTGCAATGGGAGATAGTAATTTAAGTCTTCAAGTGGCTGTAGAACCACCAATGGTTGTTGATCATGTAAGAACATTAGAACCTTCCATTTATGGAGAGAAGGATCAGAGTTCTGGAACTTCTGTTTCAGGCTGCGAGAAAACAATGACTACTTGTGGAGAAGAATGTTTCAGAAAGAGTAGCCCTGGTATATCAGATGATCTCCATCAACCTACCACAGAAAATCCAAAGTCAGATCATGATAATTGTAAGAAAAGCTGGGCAGATATGGTTgaggaagaagaacaagaatTATTAAGTGGAATAAATTTAATGGAGTATAATGATGGCTGGAATAGTGAAGATGAATTCAATGATGAAAATCTGGATTCCAACTTAATTGGTCAAAGTCCTTATCCACAGAGCCAGATTAAAAGTTTAAGCTGCAAGTTTGAATCATTTGATCTTAAAGATGAATCATCTGGGGTTTCTGTTTCATCAAGGAATCTAGCAGCAAGGCGCTCTTTGTGTTTTGATCAGCAGCAGAAGCCAGAATCAAAAGATTATTTCTGTTCAtcaccattgccaaagaaggcTTTGAACTTTGAAGGCTGTATGTCTGTGCAGGCAAATGGAAGGGATTCTATATCTAGGGgaaacaaaaaaatgataagGAGAAACAGGCTACAGGTTTTCCAGGACATAACTCCTCTTCCAGAAAGTCCATGA